The Pseudomonas benzenivorans region GGCCGCAGACACCGATCTGACGTGCTCCTTCCTGGTCGGCGGGCAGATCGCCGACGGCCCGACGGAGCTCTACAGCATCTATCCGCAGGGCAACTTCATCCAGGCCACGGAAGATACGCCGTTCTTGCAACTGGGCGAGAGCAAGTACGGCCGTTCGATCCTGGTGCGCAACCTGGCGTATGGCAGCGGGCTGGAGGAAGCCCTGCGTTGTGCCCTGCTGTCCTTCGATTCGACCATTCGCAGCAACCTGTCGGTCAGCATGCCGCTGGACCTGCTGGTCTATCGGCGCGACAGCCTGGAGATTCCCAGCGGTTATCGGGTGAGCGAGGACGATCCGTACTTCGCCAGCATTCGTCGCCAGTGGGCCACAGGCCTGAAGGCCCTGTTCGACCAACTGCCGCAAGTGCCGACGGTATACTCCGGTGGGCCCGCGACAGAGTGGCTATGACCCCGGCGTGCCATAGGCGGTTGCGCGGCATGCCGGTGCATTCAAGGCCTCTCCCGTGGCGTGTTGACCGCTACCGCCTGGCGCCAGCATTCGCGGCCGGCCTGGACCAGCCAGCAGGCGAGGATGAAGGGCAGGGTCAGCACCGGCAGGCCGAGGGTTGCGAGGCCCGCCTGCAGCAGCGTGGCCAGGACGCTGCCCAGCAGTAGCACCCAGGGTCGGCGCTGTACCTGGCTCAGGGCGATCGCCGCCAGCACGGCGTTGTAGCCGAACAGCCCGTTCAGGGCGTCGGCCTGCGACCAGCCCAGCAGCGCGGCCAGGCCCAGGCCAGCGGCTGCGCCGAGCAGGGCCCAGAGGGCGGCGCGACGGTCGGCCAGCAACAGGCCGAG contains the following coding sequences:
- a CDS encoding proteasome-type protease encodes the protein MTYCVAMHLADGLVFVSDSRTNAGIDKISTFRKLFTFGVPGERLIVLQTAGNLATSQSVIKLLQQRLGGERANLHQVATLYDATALVAETLREVVARDAAPLAADTDLTCSFLVGGQIADGPTELYSIYPQGNFIQATEDTPFLQLGESKYGRSILVRNLAYGSGLEEALRCALLSFDSTIRSNLSVSMPLDLLVYRRDSLEIPSGYRVSEDDPYFASIRRQWATGLKALFDQLPQVPTVYSGGPATEWL